A single region of the Bacillota bacterium genome encodes:
- a CDS encoding sugar ABC transporter permease: MSRKDRVKRRFSAGRAKQLRFIVIGLFPVMTYFLIFSVYPVTSAFYISLHRWGLLEKEKPFFGMGNYLWAFNDPVFWVSVKNTIYFAFFYVLLGIVFGLLLALFVNSLRDPFKSLMRGVIFMPVVTSMVAVALMFVWLYQPTFGVLNYVLGFIGLGPYEWLNSSSQAMPSIIIMSVWKSVGYTMVLFLAGLTTIPGEFYEAARVDGASQWRTLLHITIPLLKPTTLFVLVTGMIGAFQVFTQIYVMTQGGPGTATRTLVMHIYETGFKFFEMGRASALAFILFALVLVATILQLKYFKPDFEY, encoded by the coding sequence ATGAGCCGTAAAGACAGGGTCAAACGCAGGTTTTCAGCGGGCAGAGCCAAACAGTTGCGGTTTATTGTCATCGGTCTCTTTCCGGTGATGACTTATTTTCTTATTTTCTCCGTGTATCCTGTAACCTCCGCTTTTTATATTAGCCTTCACCGCTGGGGCCTTTTAGAAAAGGAAAAGCCGTTTTTCGGCATGGGAAATTACTTGTGGGCGTTCAATGACCCCGTTTTTTGGGTCTCGGTAAAGAACACCATATATTTCGCCTTTTTTTACGTTCTTCTTGGTATTGTTTTCGGGCTGCTGTTGGCCCTCTTTGTCAATAGCCTGAGGGACCCTTTTAAGAGCCTCATGCGAGGGGTAATCTTCATGCCTGTAGTCACCTCTATGGTGGCGGTGGCTTTGATGTTTGTTTGGCTCTACCAGCCCACGTTCGGCGTGCTTAATTACGTCCTGGGCTTTATCGGCCTGGGGCCTTACGAATGGTTAAACTCATCCTCCCAGGCTATGCCTTCTATTATTATCATGAGTGTCTGGAAGAGCGTAGGTTACACTATGGTGCTATTCTTAGCAGGGCTCACCACTATCCCCGGCGAGTTTTACGAAGCCGCCAGGGTTGACGGCGCTTCCCAGTGGAGGACACTACTTCATATCACCATCCCGTTACTTAAACCGACTACGTTATTCGTATTGGTCACAGGTATGATCGGGGCGTTTCAAGTTTTTACCCAGATTTACGTCATGACCCAGGGTGGACCGGGTACAGCCACCCGAACGCTGGTAATGCATATCTACGAAACGGGCTTCAAATTCTTTGAAATGGGCAGAGCCTCGGCTTTGGCCTTTATCCTTTTTGCCCTGGTTTTGGTCGCAACAATTCTACAACTCAAATACTTTAAGCCGGATTTTGAGTACTGA